From a region of the Streptomyces tirandamycinicus genome:
- a CDS encoding glycosyltransferase family 4 protein, with translation MKVSFLIHTIYGIGGTIRTTLNLAEELAGRHEVEIVSVFRHRDEPLFAIDPRITVVPLVDTRPSSPGDETKHPLALEPSECVPAHEARFAEYSVLTDRRVREHYARSDADVVIGTRPGLVAYVARFAPARAVLIGQEHMTHHHHSPGLRAELRPHLAALDAFVTVSEGDAAVWREWMPLPGTRVPAIPNSVPEPVVPVSDLGGTTVVAAGRLAAEKQYDVLIEAFAEVVAVRPQWTLRICGWGRQKDRLRRRIDELGLYNHVHLMGPRSPIETEWAKGAIAVSTSRHESFGMTLVEAMRCGLPVVSTDCDYGPREIVADGVDGLLVPVGDRGAVAAALLRLIDDEPLRRRMGAAARSHAARFDPGPVAKRYEELFAALGAGTRPYLQGTAPAETGNDRPAPGPLVDCAAEQDGAVTVTLLGECTGRPVLVCCHPDAAVPDRVFPFDAAGRAVIPAGSGLAEGVWTCHIDPPPSCTAPPSVDPPPPCAARAQDGAAARPRLVARAVDQRGAMRAAERVRPGEPVRTLVPYVRHGGLTLRSWVRPAHAESGAITVGSRRITVSGRLLGQARPAGDPVLLLRRRGAHAGELEFPGARVGADGFRCTIPLAAPVAVQASAHDVWDLWLRPAPGAAPVRIGRVLDDVVEKGGIFPYPAVDLLKKRPLARVRAVVDGLRLRAPERVTVKMFFSAGNELVLNVVDKAMK, from the coding sequence ATGAAGGTCTCCTTCCTCATCCACACCATCTACGGCATCGGCGGCACCATCCGCACCACGCTCAATCTCGCGGAGGAACTGGCCGGACGCCACGAGGTGGAGATCGTCTCCGTCTTCCGGCACCGTGACGAGCCGCTCTTCGCCATCGACCCGCGGATCACCGTCGTCCCGCTGGTGGACACCCGCCCCTCGTCTCCCGGCGACGAGACGAAGCACCCCCTCGCGCTGGAGCCCTCCGAGTGCGTTCCGGCCCATGAGGCGCGGTTCGCGGAGTACAGCGTGCTCACCGACCGGCGCGTGCGCGAGCACTACGCCCGCTCCGACGCGGACGTGGTCATCGGCACCCGCCCCGGCCTCGTCGCGTACGTCGCCCGGTTCGCGCCCGCCCGCGCCGTGCTCATCGGCCAGGAGCACATGACGCACCATCACCACAGCCCCGGGCTGCGCGCCGAGCTGCGCCCGCACCTCGCCGCGCTGGACGCCTTCGTGACGGTCTCCGAGGGCGACGCCGCGGTGTGGCGGGAGTGGATGCCGCTGCCGGGCACCCGGGTGCCGGCCATACCGAACAGCGTCCCCGAGCCCGTGGTGCCCGTCTCCGACCTCGGCGGGACGACCGTCGTCGCGGCCGGCCGGCTCGCCGCGGAGAAGCAGTACGACGTCCTGATCGAGGCCTTCGCCGAGGTCGTGGCCGTGCGTCCGCAGTGGACCCTGCGCATCTGCGGCTGGGGCAGGCAGAAGGACCGTCTCCGCAGGCGCATCGACGAGCTCGGCCTCTACAACCACGTCCATCTGATGGGGCCTCGCTCGCCCATCGAGACGGAGTGGGCCAAGGGCGCCATCGCGGTGTCCACCTCGCGCCACGAGTCCTTCGGCATGACGCTCGTCGAGGCGATGCGGTGCGGACTGCCCGTGGTCAGCACGGACTGCGACTACGGCCCGCGCGAGATCGTCGCCGACGGCGTCGACGGCCTGCTCGTCCCCGTCGGCGACCGCGGGGCCGTCGCCGCCGCCCTGCTCCGCCTCATCGACGACGAGCCGCTGCGCCGCCGCATGGGCGCCGCCGCCCGCTCCCACGCCGCCCGCTTCGACCCGGGGCCGGTCGCGAAACGGTACGAGGAGCTGTTCGCGGCCCTCGGTGCGGGTACGCGGCCGTACCTCCAGGGGACGGCCCCCGCCGAGACCGGGAACGACCGGCCGGCCCCCGGCCCGCTGGTGGACTGCGCCGCCGAGCAGGACGGTGCGGTGACCGTGACCCTGCTCGGCGAGTGCACCGGGCGGCCGGTCCTCGTCTGCTGCCACCCCGATGCCGCGGTACCCGACCGGGTCTTCCCGTTCGACGCGGCAGGCCGTGCCGTGATCCCCGCCGGATCCGGCCTGGCCGAGGGTGTCTGGACCTGCCACATCGACCCTCCGCCGTCCTGCACCGCTCCGCCGTCCGTCGATCCTCCGCCGCCCTGCGCCGCTCGCGCGCAGGACGGCGCCGCCGCCCGTCCGCGGCTCGTCGCCCGGGCCGTCGACCAGCGCGGGGCCATGCGGGCCGCCGAACGCGTCCGGCCGGGGGAGCCCGTGCGCACCCTCGTCCCCTATGTGCGGCACGGCGGCCTCACCCTGCGCTCCTGGGTGCGACCGGCGCACGCAGAGTCCGGCGCGATCACCGTCGGCTCCCGGCGCATCACCGTGTCCGGGCGGCTGCTCGGGCAGGCGCGGCCGGCCGGGGACCCGGTTCTCCTGCTGCGCCGCCGCGGAGCGCACGCGGGCGAGCTGGAGTTCCCCGGCGCCCGCGTCGGCGCCGACGGGTTCCGCTGTACGATCCCGCTCGCCGCGCCGGTCGCGGTCCAGGCCTCCGCCCACGACGTCTGGGACCTCTGGCTGCGCCCCGCGCCCGGAGCCGCGCCGGTGCGGATCGGCCGGGTGCTCGACGACGTGGTGGAGAAGGGCGGGATCTTTCCCTACCCCGCCGTCGACCTCCTCAAGAAGCGCCCCCTCGCCCGCGTCCGCGCGGTCGTGGACG